ACCATCTCTTCCACAGCTCGGCCAAAACtgagtcatgcaacaggacagtgatcccaaacacagcagctaatttacaacagaatggctgaaaaagaaaagaatccagATGAAGAGAATCAATGTCCCAGTCAGTACTCAGACCTCAACCACATTAAAATACTGCGGCAGGACTTTAAGAGGACTGTGCCGAAGGCCCACAAACCTTGCTGAACGAGAAGATTGCTGTAGACAGCCAAAATCCCTTTCTAGTGTAGATTTCTTGTGTTAAGACAACTTGCATCACTTCAAGGGATAAAACAAAGTGGAACTGCCTCAATGACTGGACTTTGTGACTGGTGGTTCTAACAGCAACGTCATGATTTTTATATGCTGCATTTgttaaaacaaagacatttgTAGATTTTAATGGGAgagttttgtatgtttgtgtgagtgtctgtgattTACATATATCACGTACAATGCTGTAAAGTCGACCAGCATCCATCCACAATGATGTAAGAGGTGGATAAAGTCATAAAGGTGGTTTTGCAAGCTATTAAATCATGGGGTGGACTCAGTTTTTCACACGCTGCTTCTGCCTTTTTGGCTTAGTTATCATAGTAAgtaattacagtttttctcgattgctaaaacacatttcttgaaACTACGCCTCATATCCTcacaacagtaaacacaaatccaTAACATCTCACTCAATTTCCCAAACATCCTATTTCCAGGTCAAAATGAAGCTCTACACCCAAAACTATTCACTCCTGCTGAAAAACCAAACTTTCCCCTCAGACATCAAACACAAgccctcaaaaacacacacactacaacagAGTTTTGCACACTGGTACAATTAATTCAAAACAATAGTTCCAAAACAAATAGGTTGCTTATGGTTCTCCCCTTCAAAACCCTTGTCACATGATAAACACAAAAGACGCAACCAATGTATGTACAGTGGCACATTGTCATTCATGTACTATACAGTACAACACACACCAGAAACATTATCCCACCTCAGCATCTTGTCTTTGGTCTGGGTCAGGCCAGAgaatctcatccacatcacaggctATATTGGCCCCAGCCAGGCAGCGGGGGTAAAATCCTCTTGCATGCCTGATCCACCCCTGGCATGCATCTACTGATATGTCTAGGCAGGCCTCTTCCATGGCCTGAAGGAGGTGAACACGGACATAAGGTTCTCGGCCATACACTTTCCACCGCCATGCCGAAAATAACTCCTCTATCGGGTTTAGAAAgggagagtatgcaggcagaaAGATATTAGAAAACCTTGGGTTATTGGTAAACCAGTCACGAACCAGAGCAGCGCGATGGAAGCTGACGTTATCCCACACAACAACGTAGTGAGGCTGCTCTGGCTGTGCTGGTTCCCTGTAGTCCAGCTGGAACATATGTTGTCTTAAACCATCAAGAAAAGCAAGGAGAAGCATAGTGTTATAGGGTCCTAGTACGCCATGGCGGTGGAGTACCCCTCGTTGGCTGATGGCTGCGCACATAGTGACATTCCCCCCACGCTGACCAGGGACATTTACAATAGCCCGATGGCCAATTATGTTCCTcccccttttccttcttttggtcAGGTTAAAACCTGCCTCATCCACAAAGATTATTTCATGGGGAACAGGCCGTCCTTCAATCTCAAAGATTCTCtgcaaaacacataacacagtagAGTCAATCGGTACCCTGAACCACAGTTCAAGAGTGCTGAAATGGCAGCATAAACTGCCATGCTGTGATGGTACACAATACTTTATACAGTATCAAAACTCATACCTGAACATATTCCACACGTTGGtttttcactctgtcagagTTTCGTTCGAAAGGGACTCGGTATGCCTGTTTCATCCGGAATTGATTCTTTCGGTCAATTGTGGAGAGGCTGATGGCATTTATGCCTCGAAAAAGATGATCATCCTCAATCACTCTCCTTTGAATCTCTTGCAGGCGGATTACATTATTTGCAATTACCATGTTTACAAGTTCCCTCTCTTGCTCCTCCGACAAAAGCCTTAACCTGCCTCCACCAGGTGGTCGTCTCTGTGTCCTACAAAAATAGAAGCACTCATTACTGTAACTGTCACACATTAATTTTACAGGCAAATAATGGAAACATACTGAAACTCAAGACACATAAGTTCAGTAACTTAAACGTTACTGTACAAAGCAGTCTTACTGCAAGTACACCTACCTGTTTTCCTCCCTGAAGGTTCTGATGATGGAGGCAACAGTGAAGCGACTCAAATTTGGTTGTACTCGTTGCCCAGCCTCCCTCATAGTCATCCCATGGACAAGGACATGGTGAACTAAAGTGGCTCGAATTTCATCCGAGACTGACTGTCTTCTTGCCCTTGCTCTTCCCCTTCCTTGTCGCCGTCGTTCTCCACCTCCTTCACCACGTCCTCTTTCTccaccacgtcctcttcctttgCATCTCTTTGGATCCATTGTTTCAAACCTGAATGAGCTGACTTTGGCCCTTTTATCTATCTATCGCAGGTTCTGATTGGTGTGTGCTAAATTTTGACTCCTAGTGTTTCCACCTGGTTAACTGTGTGCTAATTGAGCTCAAGCTATGCTGACTTAAGTTAACATTATTGCATGCTAGTGCTTTCTAAATGACTACATGGTGTAAGCACTGTAAAATGTAGggatttgtgtgtagagttttgcagtAACAGTTCACCAAATTTGAGTCATGTGTCAAAGCAGGGAATAGTGTTTATAGTTCAGGGAAATGGGTGAGCTTTTTGAACAGTAGCGTTACggttttgaaattttagttTAGAGGCCTGGTTATAGTGTTTAagcaatcgagaaaaactgtaatatcaCAGTGTAGCATGTCATGCTGTCCGTTTTTGAAGATTGTATTTACTTAATCATAAGACCTGTTAAGAACTAGATGATTTTTTACATTCTAAtatataaaactataaaatTTAAAGAGGttgtactttgtttttattgttgctaTATATGCTGTTTATATTCACAAAGATATTTGGATACAATATGTGTGCATATTGAAGGACAATAGTGGCAGATCTATCTTTGCCATGTATGTGGCGTATAAGATTTTGTTCTTAGTTCTGTAGATACAAACAAATGCATATAAAACCTTTCTGCTGACACATCAATGTGAAAGACCTTCTTTGCTTTTGATCAGTCTGTTCCAACTTCATGCTCTGGCTTAATTCAGTTAAGAATATAATGAATTCAGTCTACCACCATCGCTTCAATatacagttttctttctttgcacGAGGCCCTGCATGAGAAACAGCTTGCAACTTACTATTTCAACAGGGACATTTTCAAACCGTGGATGGATTCACTTGATACTAAACTGAACAGCAGGAGCTAAAGACACATAATGCTGTGGGTGAAGGGCATGGGAGGTGAAAATGAATCACACTCTCCTGATTATTCTGTGTATCATTCTCCAGATGAAGGAAACAAACGTGTATTAGTAGAGGGCTGCAGATCCCTTCTTTGTATGTATCAAGTGGGGTgtacgtgtttgtgtgtgatgtgtgatgtgtggggTTGGGGTGGGTGGGGCTGCAAGAGTCCTTTGAGTATTCAACACAGCTCTTCCCAATCAGTCAGCCATGCAGCACACGAAAATGCTCATCGAATAGTTTGAAGGTAGATATAAGCATGCAGACAAGTTTTGACTTTTGCTTTGATGGTGTATGCCAGGGCCCTGCCCGTGTCCTGCACTGCACTGACAGACCACCACCAAACACCAGCAGGCACACAACCTGACAGTTACTCTCACTAGCTTTGCACCTCAGCTTGTGTGAAGCAGCACTCAGTCCAATGTGAGAGGTTAAAAGCAAGCTTTTTTGTACCCGTTGGCAGTCAGATTCAAACCATCTGTAAACACATACATATTGATGCGGCATTATATAATGTGATGACTGTGTATGTGCCTAAAAGGTTGGTAAAATTTACTATTTCTGCACTAAATGCTACATCACTACCCCTGCTTTTACAAAATACACAGTTTTGACAAAAAAAGGAATCACAAGCGACCTGTGAGAAAACTACAAATAGCATTGTTCTGCTTGGGACTGAAATCACAGAATTATGTTGCTAAAAGCTGCATTACTCAACAGTGAGTAAAACTTATCCCAGAGGACCAGGCTTTAGACACACCAAGCAGGCAAGCACATTGGCTTCCATATGGCTGTGTAGTGTAATGATGCACATGCAAACGGCAGGCTTTGCGGGTCATGGTGTCGGAGGCTCGGGGGGAAAAGATTTTCTTCCAACCTGTATTTATTCAGGCTTTCACAGGTGCACTTTTCAACTCGCTCATCCTGCACATTCATGCAGCTCAAATCTGGACTGCTCTGCAGACACAGGCGTTTCTACTGCCAAGTGACTGAGTTAGGGAGGGTTAACAACATGATAGTTAAAGGCAGGTCTGTAGCAGTTTTATAAAAGGATAATGTGCAGGGGAGTGCTTTTAAACTTCTGCCTATGCTCTTCACTGGGTGAAAGTGTGTCAACCGTGAGCAATCCTAAGTACAAATGGTGATTTCATTAAAGTGC
The Maylandia zebra isolate NMK-2024a linkage group LG7, Mzebra_GT3a, whole genome shotgun sequence DNA segment above includes these coding regions:
- the LOC111500690 gene encoding uncharacterized protein LOC111500690 encodes the protein MDPKRCKGRGRGGERGRGEGGGERRRQGRGRARARRQSVSDEIRATLVHHVLVHGMTMREAGQRVQPNLSRFTVASIIRTFREENRTQRRPPGGGRLRLLSEEQERELVNMVIANNVIRLQEIQRRVIEDDHLFRGINAISLSTIDRKNQFRMKQAYRVPFERNSDRVKNQRVEYVQRIFEIEGRPVPHEIIFVDEAGFNLTKRRKRGRNIIGHRAIVNVPGQRGGNVTMCAAISQRGVLHRHGVLGPYNTMLLLAFLDGLRQHMFQLDYREPAQPEQPHYVVVWDNVSFHRAALVRDWFTNNPRFSNIFLPAYSPFLNPIEELFSAWRWKVYGREPYVRVHLLQAMEEACLDISVDACQGWIRHARGFYPRCLAGANIACDVDEILWPDPDQRQDAEVG